A genomic region of Desulfosarcina ovata subsp. ovata contains the following coding sequences:
- a CDS encoding SulP family inorganic anion transporter: MNRHPESTDHRQRLSAMLPFFDGLSGYSVADLKRDLSAGLTVALVLVPQSMAYAQLAGLPAYYGLYAAFLPPAIAALFGSSHQLATGPVAVVSLMAAVALQPLATTGSSAYIGYAVLLALMVGLFQFTLGLFRLGLVVNFLSHPVVNGFTNAAAIIIATGQLAKLFGVTVDASEHHYQTVIQVIRAAMHYIHWPTLMMAVFAFTVMVVLKKIPLRLPNVLVAVAATTLISWATGFEQKVILPLEAVVDHDIRSLIVHYNAEAMQLHHMADQRTAINATIKEAKLAGHHLIVINAQRDLSILAHQMDLKTTVAADYRHRIRRLLFDAGRTPAGDTRLYIRGSRLPDTVGIGGTWRLKVGNGPLAASGLTFSCGGDVVGGIPGGLPAVSIPRIDSHAAITLAPSAVIIALLGFMEAISIAKAMAAKTGQRIDPNQELIGQGLANMVGATTQSYPVAGSFSRSAVNLQAGAGSGFSSVFASLTVVATLFFFTPLLYHLPQSVLAAIIMLAVAGLINVRGFIQAWRAQWYDGAISIITFGGTLAFAPHLDRGIMVGVGLSLIVFLYRNMRPNVVDLSLGLDKALHDAVTHGLRECRYIDAVRFDGPLFYANASYLEDQIRLRRKNKTQLKHIIIAAESITDMDASGQEALSLIVDRVRSAGIDISFSSVHEPVMQVLRRTHLLFKIGEDHIYPTMKQAIRAIHAKTHKGGSERHCPLTSVRMLSSNSEAKGA; the protein is encoded by the coding sequence ATGAATCGGCACCCCGAGTCCACCGATCACCGCCAGCGCTTAAGTGCCATGCTGCCCTTTTTCGACGGGCTGTCCGGTTATTCGGTCGCGGATTTAAAACGTGACCTGTCCGCCGGCCTGACCGTTGCGTTGGTTCTGGTTCCCCAATCCATGGCCTATGCTCAGTTGGCCGGCCTGCCCGCCTACTATGGCCTTTACGCTGCATTTTTGCCTCCGGCCATTGCCGCCCTGTTCGGTTCCAGCCACCAGCTGGCCACCGGGCCGGTCGCCGTGGTTTCCCTGATGGCCGCCGTGGCACTGCAACCACTGGCCACCACCGGCAGTTCGGCTTACATCGGCTACGCCGTTCTGCTGGCCCTGATGGTGGGGCTTTTCCAGTTCACACTGGGGCTGTTCCGCCTGGGTTTGGTGGTCAATTTTCTTTCCCATCCGGTGGTCAATGGATTCACCAATGCCGCCGCCATCATCATCGCCACCGGGCAATTGGCCAAATTGTTCGGCGTGACCGTTGACGCCAGTGAGCACCACTACCAGACGGTCATCCAGGTCATTCGGGCCGCCATGCATTATATCCATTGGCCCACGCTGATGATGGCGGTTTTCGCCTTCACGGTAATGGTCGTTTTGAAAAAAATACCCCTCAGGCTCCCCAATGTACTGGTAGCGGTAGCCGCCACGACGCTGATCAGTTGGGCCACCGGTTTTGAGCAGAAAGTCATCCTGCCGCTGGAGGCGGTGGTTGATCACGACATTCGCAGCCTGATCGTGCATTATAATGCCGAAGCCATGCAACTCCACCACATGGCCGATCAACGCACGGCCATCAACGCCACCATCAAGGAGGCCAAACTGGCCGGTCATCACCTCATCGTGATCAACGCCCAGCGGGATCTTTCGATTCTGGCCCACCAGATGGACCTGAAAACAACCGTGGCCGCCGACTACCGCCACCGGATTCGTCGTCTGCTTTTCGACGCCGGCCGCACCCCCGCCGGCGATACCCGTTTATACATCCGCGGTTCCCGTCTGCCGGACACGGTCGGAATCGGTGGCACCTGGCGTCTGAAGGTCGGAAATGGCCCTCTGGCCGCATCCGGCCTGACATTTTCCTGCGGTGGCGATGTGGTGGGGGGTATCCCCGGAGGTCTCCCGGCCGTGTCGATCCCCCGGATCGACAGCCACGCGGCAATCACCCTGGCCCCTTCTGCGGTGATCATTGCACTCTTGGGATTCATGGAAGCCATCTCCATCGCCAAGGCCATGGCGGCCAAAACCGGCCAGCGCATCGATCCCAACCAGGAACTCATCGGGCAAGGCCTGGCCAACATGGTCGGCGCCACCACCCAGAGCTACCCGGTGGCAGGCTCTTTCTCGCGTTCGGCGGTCAACCTCCAGGCCGGTGCCGGTTCCGGTTTTTCCAGCGTCTTCGCCAGCTTGACGGTCGTGGCGACCCTGTTTTTCTTCACCCCCCTGCTCTATCATCTGCCCCAGAGCGTATTGGCCGCCATCATCATGCTGGCCGTGGCCGGTCTGATCAACGTCCGGGGATTTATCCAGGCCTGGCGTGCCCAATGGTATGACGGTGCCATCTCCATTATCACCTTTGGCGGCACCCTGGCGTTCGCTCCGCACCTGGATCGCGGCATCATGGTGGGTGTGGGACTCTCCTTGATCGTTTTTCTCTACCGCAATATGCGCCCCAATGTGGTGGACCTCTCCCTGGGTCTGGACAAGGCCCTCCACGACGCCGTCACCCACGGTCTCAGGGAGTGCCGCTACATCGATGCGGTTCGTTTCGACGGACCGCTCTTCTACGCCAACGCCAGCTACCTGGAGGATCAGATCCGCCTCAGGCGCAAAAACAAAACGCAGCTCAAACATATTATCATCGCCGCCGAATCGATCACCGACATGGATGCCTCGGGCCAGGAAGCCCTTTCCCTGATCGTTGACCGGGTGAGAAGTGCGGGCATAGACATCTCGTTTAGCAGCGTTCATGAACCGGTCATGCAGGTACTCCGACGCACGCATCTGCTCTTCAAAATCGGTGAAGACCATATTTATCCGACAATGAAGCAGGCCATTCGGGCCATTCATGCGAAGACCCATAAGGGCGGCAGTGAACGGCACTGTCCGTTGACCTCGGTACGGATGCTGTCGTCCAACAGTGAAGCCAAAGGAGCTTAA
- a CDS encoding CBS domain-containing protein, whose amino-acid sequence MLAKEIMTRNPVTVTDSMEIIKAAKKLLDNRINGMPVMDDTGKLVGILCQSDIIAQQKKLPVPSLFSFLDGYISLPSMKNVEKEVRKIAAITVADAMTSNPITVSPDSGIETVAALMVDHNLHTLPVVEDGQLVGVVGKEDILRTLMPAERSLAKEAP is encoded by the coding sequence ATGCTGGCAAAAGAGATCATGACCCGCAACCCCGTCACCGTCACCGACAGTATGGAAATCATCAAAGCCGCCAAAAAGCTTCTGGACAATCGCATCAACGGGATGCCGGTGATGGACGACACCGGCAAACTGGTGGGCATTCTCTGTCAGAGCGACATCATTGCCCAACAGAAGAAACTGCCCGTGCCCTCACTGTTCTCCTTTCTGGACGGTTACATCAGCCTGCCCTCCATGAAGAACGTAGAAAAAGAGGTCCGTAAAATTGCGGCAATCACTGTCGCCGACGCCATGACCTCCAATCCGATAACCGTCTCCCCCGATTCAGGTATCGAAACCGTAGCCGCCCTGATGGTCGACCACAACCTTCACACCCTGCCGGTGGTTGAAGATGGCCAGCTGGTCGGCGTGGTCGGCAAAGAAGATATCTTGCGGACACTGATGCCCGCGGAACGCTCATTGGCAAAGGAGGCCCCATGA
- a CDS encoding response regulator, translating into MKERVLLVDDEPEFLEIMAERMRARDMDVTTSTSASEALKLIATDSYDAVIMDFMMPGMDGIQALKAVKEKRPEMQIILLTGHATVEKGVEAMKAGAMDFVEKPADLDALSEKIKKAHSKKAVIVQKQTQEKVIEVLRKFGM; encoded by the coding sequence ATGAAAGAACGCGTTTTATTGGTTGATGACGAACCCGAATTTCTGGAAATCATGGCTGAACGCATGCGCGCCCGAGATATGGACGTCACCACCTCCACATCGGCCAGCGAAGCGCTGAAACTGATCGCCACGGATTCCTATGATGCGGTGATCATGGACTTCATGATGCCGGGAATGGACGGCATCCAGGCATTGAAAGCGGTCAAGGAAAAGCGTCCGGAAATGCAGATTATCCTGCTCACCGGCCATGCCACGGTCGAAAAAGGGGTCGAGGCGATGAAAGCCGGCGCCATGGATTTTGTGGAAAAGCCGGCAGACCTGGATGCCTTGTCGGAAAAAATCAAGAAGGCGCACAGCAAAAAGGCCGTCATCGTCCAGAAGCAAACCCAGGAAAAGGTGATCGAGGTCCTGCGCAAGTTTGGCATGTAG
- a CDS encoding citrate synthase, with protein MEEFVTLTYNGQEIKLPVVIGTEGEKAIDISGLRQDTGFITLDPGYANTGSCLSAITYMDGEKGILRYRGIPVEQLAENATFKETAYLLINGKLPNRDQLTRFSVMLNDNSLVHEDLKAFYQNFPRASHPMGILSSMVNALRSFYPELGTTEEEINSTMTRLLAKVRTMAAMSYKISRGHRVVYPRPDMTYCENFLNMMFDTPVKPYEINRAAVNALRVFWILHADHEQNCSTSAVRVVGSARVNLYAAISSGIAALWGPLHGGANQAVIEMLTAIQADGGDYKKAIERAKDKNDPFRLMGFGHRVYKTYDPRAKIMKKMCDELLDSLQIDDPMLDLAKELEEAACNDAYFIDHNLYPNIDFYSGIVLRAVGIPTNMFTVMFAIGRLPGWIAQWKESMDDPKWKICRPRQVYTGNLQYDFIPIHARI; from the coding sequence ATGGAAGAGTTTGTCACCCTCACCTACAACGGCCAGGAGATTAAGCTGCCGGTGGTCATCGGCACCGAAGGTGAAAAAGCCATCGATATTTCCGGTCTGCGCCAGGACACCGGGTTCATCACCCTGGACCCCGGGTATGCCAATACCGGCAGTTGTCTGAGCGCCATCACCTACATGGACGGCGAAAAAGGGATCCTGCGGTATCGCGGCATCCCCGTGGAGCAATTGGCCGAAAATGCCACCTTCAAAGAGACCGCCTACCTGTTGATCAACGGAAAACTGCCCAACCGGGATCAGCTGACCCGGTTTTCGGTGATGCTCAACGACAACAGCCTGGTCCACGAGGACCTGAAGGCGTTTTACCAGAATTTCCCACGGGCGTCCCATCCCATGGGGATCCTGTCGTCCATGGTCAATGCCTTGAGGAGTTTCTACCCGGAACTGGGTACGACGGAAGAGGAAATCAATAGCACCATGACCCGGCTGCTGGCCAAGGTTCGCACCATGGCCGCCATGTCCTACAAAATTTCCCGGGGGCACAGGGTGGTCTACCCCCGTCCGGACATGACCTATTGTGAAAATTTCCTCAATATGATGTTCGATACCCCGGTGAAGCCATACGAGATCAACCGGGCCGCGGTCAATGCCCTGCGGGTATTCTGGATTCTGCACGCCGATCATGAGCAAAACTGCTCCACCTCGGCGGTCCGCGTGGTGGGCAGTGCCCGGGTCAACCTGTACGCCGCCATCTCATCGGGAATCGCCGCATTGTGGGGCCCGCTGCACGGCGGTGCCAACCAGGCGGTCATCGAAATGCTCACCGCCATCCAGGCCGATGGCGGTGACTATAAAAAGGCGATCGAACGGGCCAAAGACAAGAACGATCCCTTCCGGCTCATGGGATTCGGGCATCGGGTTTACAAAACCTACGATCCGCGGGCCAAAATCATGAAAAAAATGTGCGACGAACTGCTCGATTCCCTGCAGATCGATGATCCGATGCTCGACCTGGCCAAGGAACTGGAGGAGGCTGCGTGCAACGATGCCTATTTTATCGATCACAATCTCTATCCCAACATCGATTTCTACAGTGGCATCGTGCTCAGGGCCGTGGGTATTCCGACCAACATGTTCACGGTGATGTTCGCCATCGGCCGGCTTCCCGGTTGGATTGCCCAGTGGAAGGAGAGCATGGACGACCCCAAGTGGAAAATCTGCCGGCCCCGTCAGGTTTACACCGGCAATCTGCAATACGATTTCATTCCCATCCATGCTCGGATTTGA
- a CDS encoding histidine kinase dimerization/phospho-acceptor domain-containing protein, whose protein sequence is MTDERQALAMEGVRFFGEISASISHEIKNVLAIVNENAGLLQDLVRMNAKGIPLTPERLNRAAESISRQVARGDRIVKDMNRFAHSADLPREELDLRDVVAFIPQLTARLIVLQGHLPRIEVPTVPVPVSTNRFFLEHLVWACLHQALKACTADQTVCIVAEPVDRGARIRFGGIDPKALPGSEDFPSPQARLVAGLLGARITVQQDENEIHLLLP, encoded by the coding sequence ATGACAGATGAACGCCAGGCCCTGGCCATGGAAGGCGTGCGCTTTTTCGGCGAGATATCCGCATCCATTTCCCACGAGATCAAAAATGTGCTGGCCATTGTCAATGAGAATGCCGGACTGCTTCAAGATCTGGTCCGCATGAACGCAAAAGGGATCCCGCTAACCCCGGAGCGGCTAAACCGAGCCGCCGAGTCGATCTCCCGCCAGGTGGCCCGGGGCGACCGCATCGTCAAGGACATGAACCGTTTTGCGCACAGCGCGGATCTGCCCCGGGAGGAACTCGATCTGCGTGACGTGGTGGCGTTCATCCCCCAACTGACCGCCCGGCTGATCGTCTTGCAGGGCCATCTCCCCCGGATCGAAGTCCCGACCGTGCCCGTTCCCGTTTCGACCAATCGATTTTTTCTGGAACATCTGGTTTGGGCCTGTCTGCACCAGGCCCTGAAGGCCTGCACGGCGGATCAGACCGTCTGCATCGTTGCCGAGCCGGTCGATCGCGGTGCCCGCATCCGCTTTGGCGGAATCGATCCCAAGGCCCTTCCCGGTAGCGAAGACTTTCCCTCCCCGCAGGCCCGCCTGGTGGCCGGCCTGCTGGGGGCCCGGATCACCGTCCAGCAAGACGAAAATGAAATCCATCTTCTTTTACCGTAA
- a CDS encoding response regulator has translation MDQPIKILVVEDDPNVSMVLTARLESLGYEVCGTAVSGLAAISGVFRHHPDLVTMDILLQGDMTGIDAANKIAERSDVPIIFMTCLADQQIFESAVKTNPYGYIIKPYDTNELRSTIEIAVIKHRAAKEREALIAQLQKALQEVKTLSGLLPICASCKRIRNDDAGCWQQIEEYIATHSNADFTHGICPECAQRLYPELYKKKG, from the coding sequence ATGGATCAACCCATAAAAATTCTGGTGGTTGAAGATGATCCCAATGTATCCATGGTGCTGACCGCCCGACTGGAAAGTCTGGGCTACGAGGTCTGCGGGACTGCCGTATCCGGACTGGCGGCGATCAGCGGCGTTTTCCGACACCACCCGGATCTGGTAACCATGGATATTCTGCTGCAGGGGGACATGACCGGAATTGACGCGGCCAATAAAATTGCCGAGCGATCGGATGTCCCGATTATTTTCATGACCTGCCTGGCCGATCAGCAAATATTTGAAAGCGCCGTTAAAACCAACCCCTACGGCTATATCATCAAGCCTTACGACACCAATGAACTGCGCTCCACCATCGAAATCGCCGTAATCAAGCACCGGGCGGCCAAGGAACGCGAAGCCCTGATCGCCCAACTGCAAAAGGCCCTGCAGGAGGTCAAAACCTTAAGCGGTCTGCTGCCGATTTGCGCCTCCTGCAAACGCATCCGCAACGATGACGCCGGCTGCTGGCAGCAGATCGAAGAGTACATCGCCACCCACTCCAATGCCGACTTCACCCATGGCATCTGTCCGGAATGCGCCCAGCGGCTCTATCCCGAGCTGTATAAAAAGAAAGGTTGA
- a CDS encoding response regulator, with protein sequence MSVITLFSGIFCDADAVVRNVMDSTGYPLIDDSRVIAIAADLSGIPENKIQRAFSAKASVFNPFTHEKECSIAGLRLALATELSGGPAVVSGFSGLLLPQTISHVLRVCLIAETPFRITQAMRAQLQDEKEILKQIHVRDADSAAWIETLWEIKDPWDSEFYDMVIPMSQVDAAKAGALIEENLLKDALRRTEVSIQAEKDFLLAATVEMALCRSGHDVSVSAEKGAVVLSINKQVLMLARLEEELQSIAEKIPGVASVTTRVGKDFHQAHIYRKHSFEIPSKVLLVDDEREFVQTLSERLELRDMGSAVAYDGESALSIVNEEEPEVMIIDLKMPGIDGMEVLRQVKRTRPEIEVIVLTGHGSENDRQQCMALGAFAYIQKPVDIEELSDTLKRAHAKIRQTIS encoded by the coding sequence ATGTCTGTCATCACCCTATTCAGTGGAATTTTCTGCGATGCGGATGCTGTGGTCCGGAATGTAATGGACAGTACCGGGTACCCGCTGATCGACGATTCGCGGGTCATCGCCATCGCCGCTGACCTTTCCGGGATACCGGAAAATAAAATCCAGCGTGCCTTTTCTGCCAAGGCATCGGTCTTTAATCCGTTCACCCATGAAAAGGAATGCTCCATCGCCGGTCTGCGCCTGGCACTGGCAACGGAATTGTCCGGAGGACCGGCCGTGGTGAGCGGTTTTTCCGGTCTGCTGCTGCCCCAGACCATCAGCCACGTCCTGCGGGTCTGCCTGATCGCCGAAACACCGTTTCGCATCACCCAGGCCATGAGGGCCCAGCTTCAGGATGAAAAAGAGATCCTGAAACAGATTCACGTCCGCGACGCGGACAGTGCCGCCTGGATCGAGACCCTATGGGAAATCAAGGATCCGTGGGACTCTGAATTCTACGACATGGTCATTCCCATGAGCCAGGTGGATGCAGCCAAGGCCGGCGCCCTGATCGAGGAAAATCTTCTCAAAGATGCCCTGCGCCGAACCGAGGTCTCGATCCAGGCCGAAAAGGATTTTTTGCTGGCCGCCACCGTCGAAATGGCCCTCTGTCGATCCGGCCACGATGTATCCGTCAGTGCCGAAAAGGGCGCCGTTGTTCTAAGCATCAACAAACAGGTGCTGATGCTCGCCCGGCTGGAGGAAGAACTGCAATCGATTGCCGAAAAAATCCCTGGCGTTGCATCGGTCACCACCCGGGTGGGCAAGGATTTTCACCAGGCGCACATTTATCGCAAACACAGCTTCGAAATCCCCTCAAAGGTGCTTCTGGTGGACGATGAACGTGAATTCGTGCAAACCCTGTCCGAACGGCTGGAATTGCGCGACATGGGCTCAGCCGTGGCCTACGACGGTGAATCCGCCCTTTCCATCGTCAACGAGGAAGAGCCGGAGGTAATGATTATCGACTTGAAAATGCCCGGTATCGACGGCATGGAGGTGCTCAGGCAGGTCAAACGCACCCGGCCTGAAATCGAAGTGATCGTCCTCACCGGCCATGGCTCGGAAAACGATCGCCAACAGTGCATGGCACTGGGCGCCTTCGCCTATATACAAAAACCGGTGGACATTGAAGAACTCAGCGATACATTGAAAAGGGCCCATGCAAAAATCCGCCAAACCATTTCCTGA
- a CDS encoding ATP-binding protein, translated as MLNLSRFKPGFWDYQDITAGPGRGHFSFRRRWLMIVGFTTVVTLTPLLVMALVDYRLTRQAFESEARMGISRMVSNTWRSISFIIAQRRAALQFVARDNPPDRLNDPRRLAEILGHLQSGMGGFLDLAVVDADCAVKTYAGPYKPEKDAIDPDDCFSQAVADGFFISDVTHRQGDNHHIVVAIRHDLADGTFFILRATLDANLMDAPVGQLVQDDCDDAFLVNRRGILQTPSRHFGKRFEKVPLNLPPADGGTQVTRTVDAAGTAILVGFAPIQGSPFALIMVRPESGIMDLWLRPRLRLIGFLIFSIVLILGSILGGATLMVDRLHTADRRRVQALHQVEYANKLASIGRLASGVAHEINNPLAIINQKTGLIKDLFTLNPAWGANEKLMGLVDHVMASVDRCAAITRRLLDFSRHMESSIETVDIETIIRQILAFMEKDAERRCIAIDVAVRGSVPPFEGDRGNLQQIFLNLINNAFAAMESGGRLEIAIGCPEPSQIRVTVTDTGPGIAEADQKRIFEPFFSTRQGHGGTGLGLSVTYGMVSEMGGNITVQSRLNEGTRFTVTLPLERPRPPSAAACAIEPSARPAADPFTEENRT; from the coding sequence ATGCTGAACCTGTCTCGCTTCAAACCTGGATTCTGGGACTACCAGGACATTACCGCCGGACCGGGAAGGGGTCATTTCAGTTTTCGGCGCAGATGGCTGATGATTGTCGGATTCACCACCGTGGTGACCCTCACCCCCCTTCTGGTCATGGCGCTGGTCGATTACCGGCTCACCCGACAGGCCTTTGAATCCGAAGCCAGGATGGGAATTTCACGAATGGTTTCCAATACCTGGCGCAGTATCTCCTTTATCATCGCCCAGCGTCGGGCGGCACTGCAATTCGTTGCCCGGGACAATCCCCCGGACCGCCTGAACGATCCGCGCCGACTGGCGGAAATCTTAGGCCACCTGCAAAGCGGAATGGGCGGTTTTCTGGATCTGGCCGTGGTGGATGCCGACTGCGCCGTAAAAACGTATGCCGGTCCGTACAAACCTGAAAAGGATGCCATCGATCCGGACGACTGTTTCAGCCAGGCGGTAGCCGACGGCTTTTTCATCAGTGACGTAACGCACAGACAGGGGGATAACCATCACATCGTGGTGGCCATCCGGCATGATCTGGCCGATGGGACCTTCTTTATCCTGCGGGCCACCCTGGATGCCAACCTGATGGATGCGCCCGTGGGTCAACTGGTCCAGGATGACTGTGACGACGCCTTTTTGGTCAACCGACGGGGCATTCTGCAGACCCCCAGCCGGCATTTCGGCAAACGTTTTGAAAAGGTACCCCTCAACCTTCCTCCTGCCGACGGCGGGACCCAGGTGACGCGAACGGTGGATGCGGCGGGCACGGCCATTCTGGTTGGTTTCGCCCCGATCCAGGGCAGTCCTTTTGCGTTGATCATGGTACGGCCGGAATCGGGCATCATGGACCTCTGGCTCAGACCGCGGCTGCGTCTGATCGGCTTTCTGATCTTCAGCATCGTACTGATCCTGGGTTCGATCCTGGGAGGCGCCACATTGATGGTCGACCGCCTCCACACGGCAGACCGGCGCCGGGTGCAGGCCTTGCATCAGGTGGAATATGCCAACAAGCTGGCTTCCATCGGACGGCTGGCCTCGGGGGTGGCCCATGAAATCAACAATCCCCTGGCCATCATCAACCAGAAAACCGGGCTGATCAAGGATCTGTTCACCCTCAACCCGGCCTGGGGCGCCAACGAAAAACTGATGGGGCTGGTAGACCATGTGATGGCGTCGGTTGATCGCTGCGCTGCCATTACCCGCCGTCTGCTGGATTTTTCCCGCCACATGGAATCGTCCATCGAAACCGTGGATATCGAAACGATCATTCGCCAGATTCTCGCCTTCATGGAGAAAGATGCCGAGCGGCGCTGCATTGCCATCGATGTTGCGGTCAGGGGCAGCGTACCGCCGTTTGAGGGCGATCGGGGCAATCTGCAACAGATTTTTCTGAACCTGATCAACAACGCTTTTGCCGCCATGGAAAGCGGTGGCCGGCTGGAAATCGCCATCGGATGCCCGGAGCCGTCACAGATCCGGGTTACCGTGACCGACACCGGGCCCGGCATCGCCGAGGCCGATCAGAAGCGGATTTTCGAGCCTTTCTTCTCCACCCGCCAGGGCCACGGCGGAACCGGCCTGGGACTCTCGGTCACCTATGGCATGGTTTCGGAGATGGGGGGAAACATCACGGTGCAAAGCCGCCTGAACGAGGGCACCCGTTTTACGGTCACCCTGCCACTGGAACGGCCCCGGCCCCCATCGGCGGCCGCCTGTGCCATTGAACCATCCGCTCGCCCGGCGGCCGACCCATTCACGGAGGAGAATCGGACATGA
- a CDS encoding universal stress protein, with protein MTVNQIVYCSDFSAHAEAAFQTALDLAGRYRAKLYVIHVLPPAVNPMLTEADLILPERPDENLVVSINERMQEVYGQRIPDGMDCELVVRDGHVSTEIIRFIEETDADLAVVGAFGLSGMGLVLFGSVAKRIAHKAPCSVMIVRSKTA; from the coding sequence ATGACAGTCAATCAGATCGTCTATTGTTCCGATTTTTCAGCCCATGCCGAAGCGGCTTTTCAGACAGCCCTTGACCTGGCAGGCCGCTACCGGGCCAAACTGTATGTGATTCATGTTCTGCCGCCAGCGGTCAATCCCATGCTCACCGAAGCGGACCTGATCCTGCCGGAGCGTCCTGACGAAAATCTGGTGGTCAGCATCAATGAGCGCATGCAGGAGGTCTACGGCCAACGCATTCCCGACGGAATGGATTGTGAACTGGTGGTCCGCGATGGCCACGTCTCCACGGAAATCATCCGCTTCATCGAGGAGACCGATGCCGATCTGGCCGTCGTGGGTGCCTTTGGTTTGAGTGGCATGGGGCTGGTGCTGTTCGGCAGCGTGGCCAAGCGCATCGCCCACAAGGCCCCCTGCTCGGTAATGATTGTGCGCAGCAAGACGGCCTGA
- a CDS encoding TetR/AcrR family transcriptional regulator: MSKRNAILAAATRLFSQNGFQGTAVSELSTLTGAATGTIFHHFRNKEDLFLQVLKDVKVNLLEQFEHHRQQTLPEESGIAIVADVVTFYLHLAGTMEDQFLILHRHFPYQMAETSPVCRDHLASIYTCLLDIFEEGIQKGVRDGSVNVDDPRKTAMVLFAMVDGIVRLNTYRVYDAGALYQCLMAACHRLLGGRLLSR, from the coding sequence ATGTCCAAAAGAAATGCAATCCTTGCGGCGGCCACGCGTCTTTTTTCCCAAAACGGGTTCCAGGGAACCGCTGTGTCCGAGCTCTCGACCCTGACCGGTGCCGCCACGGGAACCATCTTTCACCACTTCAGAAACAAAGAAGACCTGTTTCTGCAGGTATTGAAGGATGTCAAAGTAAACCTTCTGGAGCAGTTCGAACACCACCGTCAGCAGACCCTGCCAGAGGAGAGCGGAATAGCCATCGTGGCCGATGTGGTAACCTTTTACCTGCACCTGGCCGGCACCATGGAGGACCAATTTCTGATCCTGCACCGCCATTTCCCGTATCAGATGGCCGAAACCAGCCCGGTGTGCCGGGATCATCTGGCATCCATTTACACCTGCCTGCTGGACATTTTTGAAGAAGGCATCCAAAAAGGTGTCCGGGACGGCTCGGTAAATGTCGACGATCCGCGTAAAACCGCCATGGTCCTTTTTGCCATGGTGGATGGTATCGTTCGCCTGAACACCTACCGGGTGTACGATGCAGGTGCCCTTTATCAGTGCCTGATGGCCGCCTGCCACCGGTTGCTGGGCGGAAGATTGTTGAGTCGATGA